A single genomic interval of Gemmatimonadales bacterium harbors:
- a CDS encoding histidine triad nucleotide-binding protein, producing MADCIFCRIASGEIPAQIVGRTSDAVAFRDLNPQAPVHVLVIPVQHHAAARDATGPEGERLLGRLLAFATETAAGLGLDAGGYRIVTNTGKDGGQSVDHLHLHILGGRALGWPPG from the coding sequence ATGGCTGACTGCATTTTCTGCCGGATCGCGTCGGGGGAGATCCCCGCCCAGATCGTGGGACGGACCTCCGACGCCGTGGCCTTCCGCGACCTCAATCCCCAGGCGCCGGTCCATGTGCTCGTGATCCCGGTCCAGCACCACGCCGCCGCGCGTGACGCCACAGGTCCCGAGGGGGAGCGGCTGCTGGGCCGCCTCCTGGCATTCGCCACGGAGACCGCTGCCGGGCTGGGGCTGGATGCGGGGGGGTACCGGATCGTGACCAACACCGGGAAGGATGGCGGGCAGAGCGTGGACCACCTGCACCTGCACATTCTGGGGGGTCGGGCCCTCGGTTGGCCTCCGGGGTAA
- the hemW gene encoding radical SAM family heme chaperone HemW, protein MNLYIHVPFCARRCSYCDFSIAVRKTVPSERFAAAVLTEWEGVQDDAGWANSPELDTVYFGGGTPSRLDPAALVSILAGIRTRRPLAPDAEVTLEANPDDVTPEAAAAWRDAGIARVSLGIQSFAPNVLEWMHRTHSADQARGAVQTLRAAGFADLSVDLIYGLPPELDRDWEADLAAAFALEPDHLSCYGLTIEAHTPLGHWAARGQATPVDETRYAEEFLQLSQALAERGWEHYEVSNAARPGHRARHNSGYWSGASYLGLGPSAHSSTGGERRWNVREYAAWDAAVHGGEPTVAGRERLTPDQLRIEALYLGLRTSAGVSANLVPAAVHERWAAAGWATVQGGRLRLTPEGWLRLDALVADAA, encoded by the coding sequence GTGAACCTTTACATCCACGTCCCCTTCTGTGCCCGCCGCTGCAGCTACTGCGACTTCTCCATCGCGGTCCGGAAGACCGTGCCCTCGGAGCGGTTCGCCGCAGCGGTGCTCACCGAGTGGGAAGGGGTGCAGGACGACGCCGGGTGGGCCAATTCTCCGGAACTCGATACGGTCTATTTCGGGGGCGGGACGCCCTCCCGGCTCGATCCCGCGGCGCTGGTCTCGATCCTCGCTGGCATCCGGACCCGTCGGCCCCTCGCCCCCGACGCGGAGGTCACGCTCGAGGCGAATCCCGACGACGTGACCCCGGAGGCCGCCGCCGCGTGGCGCGATGCGGGCATCGCGCGGGTCTCCCTCGGCATCCAGTCCTTTGCGCCGAACGTGCTCGAGTGGATGCACCGCACCCATTCCGCGGACCAGGCTCGTGGCGCCGTGCAGACCCTGCGCGCGGCGGGCTTCGCCGACCTGTCGGTGGATCTCATCTATGGCCTGCCACCAGAATTGGACCGGGACTGGGAGGCCGATCTCGCCGCCGCATTCGCCCTGGAGCCGGATCACCTCTCCTGTTACGGGCTGACCATCGAGGCGCACACCCCCCTCGGGCACTGGGCCGCACGGGGGCAGGCGACGCCCGTGGACGAGACCCGGTACGCGGAAGAGTTTCTCCAGCTGAGCCAGGCGCTGGCGGAGCGCGGGTGGGAACACTACGAGGTTTCCAACGCCGCGCGGCCGGGGCACCGCGCGCGGCACAACAGCGGCTACTGGTCCGGCGCCTCCTACCTGGGGTTGGGGCCCTCCGCCCACAGCAGCACGGGAGGGGAGCGTCGCTGGAACGTCCGGGAATACGCCGCGTGGGACGCTGCCGTCCACGGCGGGGAGCCGACTGTCGCGGGGCGCGAGAGGCTGACCCCGGATCAGTTGCGGATCGAGGCGCTCTACCTGGGGCTGCGCACTTCGGCCGGCGTCTCGGCCAACCTGGTGCCCGCGGCGGTGCATGAGCGCTGGGCGGCCGCGGGGTGGGCCACCGTGCAGGGCGGGCGGCTCCGGCTCACCCCCGAGGGGTGGCTGCGCCTGGATGCGTTGGTGGCCGACGCGGCCTGA
- the hrcA gene encoding heat-inducible transcriptional repressor HrcA — translation MASAEHLTSRQLHVLEAVIQTYIETAEPAGSRTVSQRFGLGVSSATVRNIMAELEDQGLLYHPHTSAGRIPTDLAYRVYVDSLMHLSPLSDEARQTLQAELPGSRNAMDQLLRRTAQVLGVLTQELGVAVAPAFNHIVLERLELVQVSSERILMVLNLRSGAVRTVFVEVRGSIAKAALERVTQVLNERLAGLTVEEIRVSLAERLRDATTEPESHELLNIFLAERDEIFDLSGDGREVVLGGAELLADQPEFASNSKMRDLLHLTQRRDLLRTALQTRGDGLTITIGGENLDPRLNDFTLVTASYRAGELRGVIGVLGPTRMPYDKIIGLVEHTSQLVEGLLT, via the coding sequence ATGGCATCCGCTGAGCATCTCACCTCCCGCCAACTCCACGTCCTCGAGGCGGTCATCCAGACCTATATCGAGACGGCGGAGCCTGCCGGCAGCCGGACCGTGTCCCAGCGATTCGGGCTCGGTGTGTCGTCGGCCACGGTGCGGAACATCATGGCGGAGCTCGAGGACCAGGGGCTGCTGTACCACCCGCACACCTCCGCCGGGCGCATCCCGACGGACCTGGCCTACCGGGTGTACGTCGACAGCCTGATGCACCTCTCCCCGCTCAGCGATGAAGCCCGCCAGACCCTGCAGGCGGAACTCCCCGGCTCCCGCAACGCGATGGACCAGCTGCTCCGGCGGACGGCGCAGGTGCTGGGCGTGCTGACCCAGGAACTGGGGGTGGCGGTGGCTCCGGCGTTCAATCACATCGTGCTCGAGCGGCTGGAACTGGTGCAGGTCTCGAGCGAGCGCATCCTGATGGTGCTCAACCTGCGGAGCGGCGCGGTGCGGACCGTGTTCGTGGAAGTGCGGGGGAGCATCGCCAAGGCCGCGCTGGAGCGGGTGACGCAGGTGCTGAACGAACGCCTGGCCGGGCTGACGGTCGAGGAAATTCGGGTGTCGCTGGCCGAGCGCCTCCGCGACGCCACGACGGAGCCGGAGAGCCACGAGCTGCTGAACATCTTCCTGGCCGAGCGGGACGAAATCTTCGATCTCTCGGGTGACGGGCGGGAGGTGGTTCTGGGTGGCGCGGAACTGCTGGCCGACCAGCCGGAGTTCGCGTCGAACTCGAAGATGCGGGACCTGTTGCACCTGACCCAGCGCCGCGACCTGCTGCGCACCGCGCTGCAGACCCGGGGCGACGGCCTGACGATTACCATCGGCGGCGAAAATCTTGACCCCCGCCTCAACGACTTCACGCTGGTCACCGCTTCCTACCGCGCCGGCGAGCTTCGCGGCGTCATCGGGGTCCTCGGGCCGACCCGGATGCCTTACGACAAGATCATCGGGCTGGTCGAGCATACGAGCCAGCTCGTCGAAGGATTGCTGACGTGA
- the rpsU gene encoding 30S ribosomal protein S21, producing the protein MSEVIIHDDESFERALKRFKKKCEKAGILSDLRKHRHYEKPSEKRKRKMNAAARKVRRGPRKPRV; encoded by the coding sequence ATGTCCGAAGTCATCATTCACGATGACGAAAGCTTCGAGCGGGCGCTGAAGCGCTTCAAGAAGAAGTGCGAAAAGGCCGGGATTCTGTCCGACCTGCGCAAGCACCGCCACTACGAGAAGCCGAGCGAAAAGCGGAAGCGGAAAATGAACGCCGCCGCGCGCAAGGTTCGCCGTGGGCCCCGGAAGCCGCGTGTCTAA
- a CDS encoding Smr/MutS family protein: protein MATEPVEQSHGVQAFKDAGTPSSLPGGAADAALETLEFGRALDAVAGFAAGPLGAARIRARRPTGDLRWIRRELEGVEELAVLCRRDTPLLVEPAPDAASALARLRVEGSVLDGVELVRMRSLLRACRLNAAELRRVAEEAPLAASLAVPVPDKALDRRLEAALDDDGQLLDGASPALAAARREVQSARSRLIKKLETILRAAEGSGDAGVTVRGGRYVIPVRRDARQRPAGIVHDESASHGTLFLEPTDAIELGNALREAESAEDRERLRVLRDLTEMLRPAWSDLRDGAEMCIRLDDLSARARYAAAVEGFRPEMLAAPAALAIVNGRHPLLLAAGEAVVPFDLSLDSTERTLVVSGPNTGGKTVLLKAVGLLAALAQSGIIPPVGAASQLPVFTRYFADIGDHQSLAANLSTFSAHLAALRTILTDADDATLVLLDEIGSGTDPAEGAALAAAALLSLTRRGTMTLATTHLGALKTLPERDAGIVNASLQFDAETIRPTYRFEKGVPGRSYGLAIASRLGIDPAVLAEAEADVPRAARTLDALLADAERRSRALEAGEAALAERDAESELRAARLASELEAVEARDTALRRRERDAERRAREQARAHLLEARQLVEQALGAARTAVDEAAARDARRLVEEGITAEAAAMAAEEREERAEGQAVVVGSRVRTGAAGVGQVVELRGDGRAVVMVGSLRVVVDTRQLEVLRGQAPKPAAHEPVRTHHAPAIEAPMEIDLRGMTGDEAEMATLAALDAAVLADRPYLRIIHGMGTGVVRSRVQQLLSRDSRVRSHAFAPPNQGGSGATVAELKS, encoded by the coding sequence ATGGCAACCGAACCGGTCGAACAGAGCCACGGGGTGCAGGCGTTCAAGGACGCCGGCACCCCGTCCTCTTTGCCGGGGGGGGCAGCCGACGCCGCGCTTGAGACGCTCGAGTTTGGGCGCGCGCTCGATGCCGTGGCAGGGTTTGCCGCCGGTCCGCTCGGCGCCGCACGCATCCGCGCCCGCCGTCCGACCGGCGACCTCCGCTGGATTCGCCGGGAACTTGAGGGTGTCGAGGAACTGGCGGTGCTCTGCCGTCGGGATACGCCCCTCCTCGTGGAACCGGCGCCGGATGCCGCCAGCGCGCTGGCGCGACTCCGGGTGGAGGGCAGCGTGCTCGACGGAGTCGAGCTGGTGCGGATGCGCTCCCTGCTGCGCGCCTGCCGGCTGAACGCGGCCGAGCTCCGCCGGGTGGCGGAGGAGGCGCCGCTCGCGGCATCCCTGGCTGTTCCCGTCCCCGACAAGGCGCTCGACCGCCGCCTCGAGGCCGCGCTCGATGACGACGGGCAGCTGCTCGACGGCGCGAGCCCCGCGCTCGCCGCGGCCCGGCGGGAGGTGCAGTCGGCGCGCAGCCGGCTCATCAAGAAGCTCGAGACGATCCTCCGCGCCGCCGAGGGCTCGGGCGACGCCGGCGTGACGGTGCGCGGCGGCCGGTACGTGATTCCTGTCCGTCGCGACGCGCGGCAGCGGCCCGCCGGCATCGTCCATGACGAGTCGGCCAGCCATGGCACCCTCTTCCTCGAACCGACCGACGCGATCGAGCTGGGCAACGCCCTCCGCGAGGCGGAATCGGCGGAGGACCGGGAGCGGCTGCGGGTGCTCCGCGACCTGACCGAGATGCTTCGGCCGGCGTGGAGCGACTTGCGGGACGGTGCCGAGATGTGCATCCGGCTGGACGACCTCTCGGCCCGGGCCAGGTACGCGGCGGCCGTCGAAGGGTTCCGGCCGGAGATGCTGGCGGCCCCCGCGGCACTCGCCATCGTGAACGGACGGCATCCCCTCCTGCTCGCGGCGGGGGAAGCGGTCGTCCCATTCGATCTCTCGCTCGACTCGACCGAGCGGACGCTCGTCGTCAGCGGTCCCAACACCGGCGGCAAGACGGTGCTCCTGAAGGCCGTCGGCCTGCTCGCGGCCCTGGCACAGAGCGGCATCATCCCGCCGGTCGGCGCCGCGAGCCAGTTGCCGGTCTTCACCCGCTACTTCGCGGATATCGGCGACCACCAGTCGCTGGCCGCGAACCTTTCGACCTTTTCCGCACACCTGGCCGCGCTGCGCACCATCCTGACCGACGCCGACGATGCCACCCTCGTTCTGCTTGATGAAATCGGCAGCGGCACCGACCCGGCGGAGGGAGCGGCCCTCGCCGCCGCGGCGCTCCTGTCGCTCACCCGGCGCGGCACGATGACGCTCGCCACCACCCACCTCGGCGCGCTCAAGACGCTGCCGGAGCGGGACGCCGGGATCGTGAACGCCTCGCTTCAGTTCGACGCCGAGACGATTCGCCCGACCTATCGCTTCGAGAAGGGCGTCCCCGGTCGCTCCTACGGCCTGGCCATCGCCAGCCGACTGGGGATCGACCCCGCGGTGCTTGCCGAAGCCGAGGCCGATGTCCCGCGTGCGGCGCGCACCCTCGACGCCCTGCTGGCGGACGCGGAGCGCCGGTCACGCGCGCTGGAGGCCGGCGAGGCTGCGCTGGCGGAGCGCGACGCGGAAAGCGAACTCCGCGCCGCGCGCCTGGCGTCGGAACTGGAGGCGGTGGAGGCGCGTGACACCGCGTTGCGCCGGCGTGAGCGCGACGCGGAACGCCGGGCCCGCGAACAGGCCCGCGCGCACCTGCTCGAGGCCCGGCAGCTGGTGGAGCAGGCGCTGGGCGCCGCGCGCACCGCCGTGGACGAGGCCGCGGCGCGAGACGCGCGTCGGCTGGTCGAGGAGGGCATCACCGCGGAGGCCGCCGCGATGGCAGCCGAGGAGAGGGAGGAACGGGCCGAGGGGCAGGCGGTGGTCGTTGGCAGCCGCGTCCGTACGGGGGCGGCCGGGGTCGGGCAGGTGGTCGAACTGCGCGGCGACGGGCGGGCCGTCGTGATGGTCGGCAGCCTTCGGGTGGTGGTGGACACGCGGCAGCTTGAGGTGCTTCGCGGGCAGGCGCCGAAGCCGGCGGCCCACGAGCCGGTCCGCACCCACCACGCGCCGGCCATCGAGGCGCCGATGGAGATCGACCTGCGTGGCATGACGGGCGACGAGGCGGAAATGGCCACGCTGGCCGCGCTCGACGCCGCCGTGCTGGCGGACCGTCCGTACCTCCGGATCATCCACGGCATGGGGACCGGCGTGGTGCGGTCGCGTGTGCAGCAGCTGTTGAGTCGGGACAGCCGGGTGCGGAGCCACGCCTTCGCTCCGCCCAACCAGGGTGGAAGCGGCGCCACGGTGGCGGAGCTCAAGTCGTGA
- the obgE gene encoding GTPase ObgE, with translation MFIDRAVVKVIAGTGGSGASSFARFKFKPKGGPDGGDGGHGGHVYIRGDRNLATLLDYRYKTIWKAARGAHGKGKNWTGASADDIYMPVPPGTVVRDLATGEVLAEILHDGDVFLVAKGGRGGRGNARFTTPTHQAPREWEPGEEGQEREIELVLKLIADVGLVGEPNAGKSTLLSVLSAARPKIADYPFTTLEPNLGVVQLSGSRTFVVADIPGIIEGAHEGKGLGLKFLQHVERTRVLAFMIPLDAPEPQAVYDQLRAEVQQYSSTLADRPHVVVLSKRDLLPEGDEVPTLEAPDAVSQLTISSASGAGLEELKEYLFRFVADAKANEPPPIDDWAPE, from the coding sequence ATGTTTATCGATCGTGCAGTCGTGAAGGTCATCGCAGGCACCGGCGGGTCGGGTGCCTCGTCGTTCGCGCGCTTCAAGTTCAAGCCGAAAGGCGGACCCGACGGCGGCGATGGCGGGCACGGCGGGCACGTCTACATCCGCGGCGACCGCAACCTAGCCACCCTCCTGGACTACCGGTACAAGACCATCTGGAAGGCGGCGCGCGGCGCGCACGGCAAGGGGAAGAACTGGACCGGCGCCTCCGCCGACGACATCTACATGCCGGTGCCGCCGGGGACGGTGGTGCGGGACCTGGCCACGGGCGAGGTGCTCGCCGAGATCCTGCACGACGGCGACGTCTTCCTGGTGGCAAAGGGAGGGCGGGGCGGCCGGGGCAACGCCCGCTTCACCACGCCGACGCACCAGGCGCCGCGGGAGTGGGAACCGGGCGAGGAAGGCCAGGAGCGGGAGATCGAGCTGGTGCTCAAGCTGATCGCCGACGTCGGACTGGTGGGCGAACCCAACGCCGGCAAGAGCACGCTCCTTTCCGTGCTCAGCGCCGCGCGTCCCAAGATTGCCGATTACCCCTTCACCACCCTCGAGCCGAATCTCGGCGTGGTGCAGCTCTCCGGGTCCCGTACCTTTGTGGTCGCGGACATTCCCGGCATCATCGAGGGCGCGCACGAGGGGAAGGGCCTCGGCCTGAAGTTCCTGCAGCACGTCGAGCGGACCCGCGTGCTCGCCTTCATGATCCCGCTCGACGCCCCGGAGCCCCAGGCGGTGTACGACCAACTCCGCGCCGAGGTGCAGCAGTACTCCAGCACCCTGGCAGATCGGCCGCATGTGGTGGTCCTGAGCAAGCGGGACCTGCTGCCCGAGGGCGACGAGGTCCCGACGCTCGAGGCGCCCGACGCCGTCAGCCAGCTCACCATTTCGAGCGCTTCAGGCGCCGGACTCGAAGAGTTGAAGGAGTACCTGTTCCGGTTCGTGGCCGACGCCAAGGCGAACGAACCCCCTCCCATCGACGACTGGGCCCCCGAGTGA
- a CDS encoding RsmE family RNA methyltransferase, with translation MNVLVPVGSLVPGARISLDALEVHHLRVRRAGAGEAVRLLDGAGGVGAGALELGKKGAVVTVGEVHTEAAPTPLALAIGAGERDRFAWVVEKAAELGVTEIVPLETEHTRGVASRIRGAQVERFRRRTLEAIKQCGATWAPQVREPVPLEEFAAEPRAGIRWLAALEGGVPPAGVGPDPVTIAIGPEGGFTAEERSALEAAGFTPVRFGDHILRFETAALAGAVYTSVARKRGLDG, from the coding sequence GTGAACGTCCTGGTCCCGGTCGGCTCGCTCGTCCCGGGGGCGCGCATCAGTCTCGATGCCCTGGAGGTGCATCACCTCCGCGTGCGGCGCGCCGGAGCCGGCGAGGCCGTCCGGCTGCTGGACGGTGCGGGCGGCGTGGGTGCCGGGGCGCTGGAGCTCGGGAAGAAGGGCGCCGTGGTCACGGTGGGTGAGGTGCACACCGAGGCGGCGCCGACGCCGCTGGCGCTGGCCATCGGGGCGGGGGAGCGCGATCGATTCGCCTGGGTGGTGGAGAAGGCCGCGGAACTCGGCGTGACGGAAATCGTGCCGCTGGAGACCGAACATACCCGGGGCGTCGCATCCCGCATTCGTGGTGCGCAGGTCGAGCGCTTCCGGCGTCGGACCCTCGAGGCGATCAAGCAGTGCGGCGCGACCTGGGCGCCGCAGGTGCGCGAGCCGGTGCCGCTCGAGGAGTTTGCCGCCGAGCCGCGCGCCGGCATCCGCTGGCTGGCGGCGCTCGAGGGAGGCGTGCCTCCCGCCGGGGTGGGGCCCGATCCGGTGACGATCGCCATCGGGCCTGAAGGCGGGTTCACCGCCGAGGAACGAAGTGCGCTCGAAGCGGCCGGGTTCACGCCGGTCCGGTTCGGCGATCACATCCTGCGGTTCGAGACGGCCGCCCTGGCGGGGGCGGTCTACACCAGCGTCGCGCGAAAGCGAGGGCTCGATGGCTGA
- the dprA gene encoding DNA-processing protein DprA has translation MTPDGPSDQERAALVALGLVNGVGHARRTTLLEACSTAYGALSAPFEFLRALPGISSACATAIKATSVVQGERVLREVESHGGTCLVPGDPTYPSILVDIPEPPGVLFALGRLELLDRLAVAVVGSRNHTSYGSDACRIVVQGAAARGLCIVSGMARGLDAVAHLSALDVGGDTIGVLGNGFGVIYPSANRVLYERMRREGLLLTEFPPGNRPNAGSFQRRNRLISGLARVTVVVEAASGSGTLITVDAALSQGRDVMVVPGAITSPTSIGTNRLLRDGATPFLEVADLLALYPELRPAVSGKGTPAATVEAPPALPLTLFERRVFQTLDRTPRHLDALIEVVGVPAAELLPALSALEMYGVARQEPGRRFLRA, from the coding sequence GTGACGCCGGACGGTCCCTCGGACCAGGAGCGCGCCGCGCTGGTGGCGCTGGGCCTGGTGAACGGCGTCGGACACGCGCGACGCACCACACTCCTCGAAGCTTGCTCGACTGCCTACGGCGCCCTCTCGGCGCCGTTCGAGTTTTTGCGCGCCCTGCCCGGGATTTCCAGTGCCTGTGCCACCGCCATCAAGGCCACTTCCGTCGTCCAGGGGGAACGGGTGCTCCGCGAGGTCGAATCCCACGGCGGCACCTGTCTCGTACCCGGCGATCCCACGTACCCCTCGATTCTCGTGGATATTCCCGAACCGCCCGGGGTGCTCTTCGCGCTCGGGCGCCTCGAACTGCTCGATCGGCTGGCCGTCGCGGTGGTCGGGAGCCGCAACCACACGTCGTACGGCAGCGACGCCTGCAGGATCGTGGTACAGGGCGCGGCGGCACGCGGGTTGTGCATCGTCAGCGGGATGGCCCGCGGGCTCGATGCCGTGGCGCACCTTTCCGCGCTCGATGTCGGTGGGGATACGATCGGCGTCCTCGGCAACGGTTTCGGCGTGATCTATCCGTCGGCCAACCGGGTGCTGTACGAGCGGATGCGACGCGAGGGGCTCCTCCTCACGGAGTTTCCTCCCGGCAACCGCCCGAATGCGGGGAGCTTTCAGCGGAGGAACCGGCTCATCAGCGGGCTGGCTCGCGTCACGGTGGTGGTCGAGGCGGCCTCCGGGTCCGGGACACTCATTACCGTGGACGCCGCCCTCTCGCAGGGGCGCGACGTGATGGTGGTCCCCGGCGCGATCACCAGCCCGACGTCCATCGGCACCAATCGCCTCCTGCGCGACGGTGCCACGCCGTTCCTCGAGGTCGCGGACCTGCTCGCGCTCTATCCTGAGCTGCGCCCCGCGGTGTCGGGGAAGGGAACGCCTGCGGCCACGGTGGAAGCGCCGCCCGCACTGCCGCTCACCCTCTTCGAACGGCGCGTCTTCCAGACCCTCGACCGGACGCCGCGCCACCTCGATGCACTGATCGAAGTGGTCGGCGTCCCTGCCGCGGAACTCCTCCCCGCGCTCTCCGCGCTCGAGATGTACGGGGTCGCCCGCCAGGAACCGGGGCGGCGGTTCCTGCGCGCCTGA
- the dnaJ gene encoding molecular chaperone DnaJ, whose protein sequence is MSDFYSLLGVARGATEEEIKKAYRKQAMDLHPDRNSAHDAEHRFKEVTEAYEVLRDPQKRAAYDRYGKAGLGRGGGGFEYHHVDLTEALNIFMRDFGGLGGFESLFGGGGGRAAAEARRGQDIRVTVKMTLAEVATGVKRTIKLKTLDTCEHCEGTGAQKGTSAAACSTCGGNGEVRRAARSVFGQFVQVAPCPTCGGEGTVIRTPCEVCRGEGRIRAERTVQAEIPPGVSTNNYLTMRGQGAAGPRNGGKGDLLLLIEVEEDERFERQGEHLATDLPLSFSQAALGGTFPVPTPWGEEEVVIPSGTQTATVIRLKGKGLPRLGHSGRGDLHVRINVWTPERLNSEQERLFRELAEHEGDPPGHGKGFWSRIREALG, encoded by the coding sequence GTGAGCGATTTCTACTCCCTGCTGGGCGTCGCCCGCGGCGCAACCGAAGAAGAGATCAAGAAGGCCTACCGCAAGCAGGCCATGGACCTGCACCCCGACCGGAACTCGGCGCACGACGCCGAGCATCGGTTCAAGGAGGTCACCGAGGCGTACGAGGTGCTTCGGGACCCGCAGAAGCGTGCCGCGTACGACCGCTACGGCAAGGCGGGACTGGGGCGGGGCGGTGGCGGGTTCGAATATCACCACGTGGACCTGACCGAGGCGCTCAACATCTTCATGCGCGACTTCGGCGGACTTGGCGGGTTCGAGTCGCTCTTCGGTGGCGGAGGCGGGCGTGCCGCCGCCGAGGCTCGGCGCGGCCAGGACATCCGGGTCACCGTCAAGATGACGCTGGCCGAGGTGGCCACCGGCGTCAAGCGCACCATCAAGCTCAAGACGCTCGACACCTGTGAACATTGCGAAGGCACCGGCGCGCAGAAGGGCACCAGTGCCGCCGCCTGCAGCACCTGCGGCGGGAACGGTGAGGTGCGGCGGGCGGCGCGCAGCGTCTTCGGGCAGTTCGTGCAGGTGGCGCCCTGCCCGACCTGCGGCGGCGAGGGCACCGTCATCCGGACCCCCTGCGAAGTTTGCCGCGGCGAGGGCCGCATTCGCGCGGAGCGGACGGTGCAGGCGGAAATCCCACCGGGTGTCTCGACCAACAACTACCTCACGATGCGCGGCCAGGGCGCCGCCGGCCCCCGCAACGGTGGCAAGGGCGACCTCCTCCTCCTGATCGAGGTGGAGGAAGACGAACGCTTCGAACGCCAGGGCGAGCACCTCGCCACCGACCTGCCACTCTCGTTTTCGCAGGCGGCGCTGGGCGGCACCTTTCCGGTCCCCACTCCCTGGGGTGAGGAAGAGGTGGTCATCCCGTCCGGGACGCAGACCGCCACCGTCATTCGCCTGAAGGGGAAGGGGCTGCCGCGGCTCGGTCACTCCGGCCGCGGCGACCTCCACGTCCGGATCAACGTCTGGACCCCCGAGCGGCTGAACTCGGAACAGGAACGCCTCTTCCGGGAACTCGCGGAACACGAGGGAGATCCCCCCGGCCACGGGAAGGGCTTCTGGTCGCGGATCCGCGAGGCCCTCGGCTGA
- a CDS encoding GatB/YqeY domain-containing protein, with protein MSNLADDLHAALTAARKSKNKDRTQLLGTVLAALKNRELEQNRAPTDEDVLDVLQKGVKMRRESVEQYVKGGREDLASQERAEILIIEEFLPPAADPEEIRTAVRAAIADGATDIGKVMGRVVPQFKGRADGKVIQQIVRTELSLG; from the coding sequence GTGTCTAATCTGGCAGACGACCTGCACGCCGCACTGACCGCGGCTCGCAAGTCCAAGAACAAGGACCGTACCCAGCTTCTGGGGACGGTCCTTGCGGCTCTCAAGAACCGGGAGCTGGAGCAGAATCGCGCCCCGACCGACGAGGACGTGCTCGACGTGCTGCAGAAGGGCGTCAAGATGCGGCGGGAATCGGTGGAGCAATACGTCAAGGGCGGCCGGGAAGACCTGGCCAGCCAGGAACGCGCCGAGATCCTGATCATCGAGGAGTTCCTCCCCCCGGCCGCCGACCCTGAGGAAATACGCACCGCGGTTCGTGCGGCCATCGCCGATGGAGCCACCGATATCGGCAAGGTCATGGGGCGGGTGGTGCCGCAGTTCAAGGGCCGCGCCGACGGCAAGGTGATTCAACAGATCGTCCGAACGGAGCTCTCGCTGGGATGA
- a CDS encoding 50S ribosomal protein L11 methyltransferase encodes MGWWAVDVTPSAPTTGDALAAWLVARTGQAIEQRDDGTLITFAEDEGGANALIQALAGSPDGTATAAIRPLDIVDWSTRWKDGLEPRRFGRLIVAPSWTDAKAGADEVVVVIDPEMAFGTGEHGSTRAALTLLERHLLPGQSVLDLGSGSGILSIAAIRLGASRATGIEIDEDANVVATRNAEQNGVTDSCTFLDGDAALLAPLLGPVDLLLSNILRTVNVTLLPAIRDAVAPGGLAIFSGMEEGEAPLFLPVLTSAGFEIVDEVLDAAWWAVAARRTS; translated from the coding sequence ATGGGATGGTGGGCCGTCGACGTGACCCCGTCCGCGCCCACCACGGGAGACGCGCTGGCCGCCTGGCTCGTGGCCCGGACCGGGCAGGCCATCGAACAGCGGGACGACGGGACACTCATCACCTTTGCCGAAGATGAAGGGGGGGCCAACGCACTGATCCAGGCGCTGGCCGGAAGCCCTGATGGGACTGCCACCGCAGCGATCCGCCCCCTCGACATCGTGGACTGGTCTACCCGCTGGAAGGATGGACTCGAGCCACGGCGGTTCGGCCGACTCATCGTGGCGCCATCGTGGACCGACGCGAAGGCCGGCGCCGACGAGGTGGTGGTGGTGATCGACCCGGAGATGGCCTTCGGCACCGGCGAACATGGCTCCACCCGCGCCGCACTCACCCTGCTCGAACGGCACCTCCTGCCCGGCCAGTCGGTGCTCGACCTCGGCAGTGGCAGCGGGATCTTGTCGATCGCCGCCATTCGGCTCGGCGCCTCCCGCGCCACCGGCATCGAGATCGACGAAGACGCCAACGTGGTCGCCACCAGGAACGCCGAACAGAACGGCGTGACGGATTCTTGCACATTTCTCGATGGCGATGCCGCACTGCTCGCCCCGCTCCTCGGCCCCGTAGACCTCCTCCTCTCGAACATTTTGCGTACGGTGAACGTGACGCTTCTCCCCGCCATCAGGGATGCAGTGGCGCCCGGCGGCCTCGCAATCTTTTCGGGGATGGAGGAGGGGGAGGCGCCGCTCTTCCTGCCTGTGCTCACGTCGGCGGGATTCGAGATCGTGGACGAGGTCCTCGACGCCGCCTGGTGGGCGGTCGCGGCCCGGCGGACCTCGTGA